The genomic window GTGGCGAGAGGGCAGCCACGGCGAGGACAAGTTGTCGGCCGGTGGCGAGCCGCGCTTCGCCCTGCTGACCGTTGTGTCGTCGTTCGTGCTGGCCGAGATGAGCGACAAAACGACGCTGGCGACGCTGACCTTGGCCAGTAACCACGACTGGGTCGGCGTGTGGGTCGGGTCGACGCTCGGCATGATCCTGGCCGACGGATTGGCCATCGTCGCGGGCTTGTTCCTGCACCGACGCCTGCCCGATGGTGTGCTGCACATTCTGGCCAGCCTGCTGTTCCTCCTTTTCGGTCTGTGGATCCTCTTCGACAGCGCGCTGGGCTGGCGTTCGGTGGCCATCGCGGTGACGGCAGGCGTGGCGCTGGCGGCTGTCGTCGGGGTTGGCTCGGCAAGATTGGCGCAAACCCTGCGGCGGCGACGTGCGACGGCGCCGGCGGTTGCCGGGCCGCAGGACG from Mycobacterium kubicae includes these protein-coding regions:
- a CDS encoding TMEM165/GDT1 family protein, whose amino-acid sequence is MLAATLLSLGVVFLAELGDRSQLITMTYALRYRWWVVLAGVAIASCTVHGVSVTIGHFLGATLPSRPMAFASAIAFLLFAIWAWREGSHGEDKLSAGGEPRFALLTVVSSFVLAEMSDKTTLATLTLASNHDWVGVWVGSTLGMILADGLAIVAGLFLHRRLPDGVLHILASLLFLLFGLWILFDSALGWRSVAIAVTAGVALAAVVGVGSARLAQTLRRRRATAPAVAGPQDVTGPVRDGAG